Proteins from one Streptomyces sp. NBC_00289 genomic window:
- a CDS encoding helix-turn-helix transcriptional regulator, with protein sequence MKNVGEARETPTGAPQEELATGERSTRNRVARSILDHGPSTATELAGRLGLTQAAVRRHLDALVADDVVEAREQRVYGARTRGRPAKVFALTDCGRDAFDQSYDTLAADALRWIQERFGGDEAVVAFARARIAEQAAAYRTAIEAAAPEERTEALAKALSADGYAATARSAPLPRKGEQLCQHHCPVAHVAEKFPQLCEAETEIFSQLLGTHVQRLATIAHGDGVCTTFIPKISHTTHNASASTAGRNPA encoded by the coding sequence GTGAAAAACGTCGGCGAGGCTCGGGAGACCCCCACGGGGGCCCCGCAGGAGGAGCTCGCGACCGGTGAGCGCTCGACGCGCAACCGGGTCGCGCGATCCATCCTGGACCACGGGCCGTCGACCGCCACCGAGCTCGCCGGAAGGCTGGGGCTCACCCAGGCGGCCGTACGGCGTCATCTCGACGCCCTCGTCGCCGACGACGTCGTGGAGGCACGCGAGCAGCGGGTGTACGGCGCTCGTACGCGCGGCCGTCCCGCCAAGGTCTTCGCCCTGACGGACTGCGGCCGGGACGCCTTCGACCAGTCCTACGACACGCTCGCCGCGGACGCCCTGCGCTGGATCCAGGAGCGGTTCGGCGGGGACGAGGCCGTCGTGGCCTTCGCCCGCGCGAGGATCGCCGAGCAGGCCGCCGCCTACCGTACGGCGATCGAGGCCGCCGCCCCCGAGGAGCGCACCGAAGCGCTGGCCAAGGCCCTGAGCGCGGACGGGTACGCTGCTACGGCGCGCAGCGCCCCCCTCCCGCGAAAAGGTGAGCAGCTCTGCCAGCACCACTGCCCGGTGGCCCATGTCGCGGAGAAGTTCCCGCAGCTGTGCGAGGCGGAGACCGAGATCTTCTCCCAGCTGCTCGGCACCCACGTCCAGCGGCTGGCGACCATCGCGCACGGCGACGGCGTCTGCACGACGTTCATCCCCAAGATTTCCCACACCACCCACAACGCATCTGCAAGCACGGCCGGGAGGAACCCCGCATGA
- a CDS encoding heme A synthase, producing the protein MVGVPNVTRADAVAAVRNPLAFIAARWTPDPRTVRRAALAALVMSVVIVVTGGAVRLTGSGLGCPTWPKCTDDSLTTTGAMGVHGVIEFGNRMLTYVLCAAVGWAIVAARSEKPYRRSLTRLGWAQFWVVMGNAILGGIVVLVGLNPYTVAAHFLLSSALIAVATVMWQRTREGDGAPRPLVGKPIQQMVWFLVGAAVLLIAVGTVVTGSGPHAGDSSEVERMPLDWETVSKLHAVLAWIVVTLTFALWFVLKAVDAPAGPLHRTRDLFLVLLSQGVIGYVQYFTDLPEALVGLHMLGSGLVWIAVLRVLLALRERPHPVIDLPGPAAEATLGTRA; encoded by the coding sequence ATGGTGGGCGTGCCAAACGTGACCCGCGCCGACGCCGTAGCGGCCGTCCGCAACCCGCTCGCCTTCATCGCCGCACGCTGGACCCCGGATCCCCGGACGGTGCGGCGGGCGGCCCTCGCCGCGCTCGTCATGTCGGTGGTCATCGTGGTCACCGGCGGTGCCGTGCGGCTCACCGGCTCCGGCCTCGGCTGCCCGACCTGGCCCAAGTGCACCGACGACTCGCTCACCACCACCGGCGCCATGGGCGTGCACGGCGTGATCGAGTTCGGCAACCGGATGCTGACGTACGTCCTGTGCGCCGCGGTCGGCTGGGCGATCGTCGCCGCCCGCTCCGAGAAGCCGTACCGGCGCAGCCTCACCCGGCTCGGCTGGGCCCAGTTCTGGGTCGTCATGGGCAACGCGATCCTCGGCGGAATCGTCGTGCTCGTGGGCCTGAACCCGTACACGGTCGCCGCGCACTTCCTGCTCTCCTCGGCGCTGATCGCGGTCGCCACCGTGATGTGGCAGCGCACCAGGGAGGGCGACGGAGCGCCCCGCCCCCTGGTCGGCAAGCCCATCCAGCAGATGGTGTGGTTCCTGGTCGGCGCCGCCGTACTGCTGATCGCGGTGGGCACGGTGGTGACCGGCTCGGGTCCGCACGCGGGCGACTCCAGCGAGGTCGAGCGGATGCCGCTGGACTGGGAGACCGTGAGCAAACTGCACGCGGTGCTGGCCTGGATCGTGGTGACGCTGACCTTCGCCCTGTGGTTCGTCCTCAAGGCGGTCGACGCCCCCGCCGGCCCGCTGCACCGCACCCGCGACCTGTTCCTGGTGCTGCTCTCCCAGGGTGTCATCGGCTACGTCCAGTACTTCACGGACCTTCCCGAGGCCCTGGTCGGACTGCACATGCTCGGCTCGGGCCTGGTGTGGATCGCCGTACTGCGCGTCCTGCTGGCACTGCGCGAGCGCCCCCACCCGGTGATCGACCTGCCGGGCCCGGCGGCCGAGGCGACGCTGGGCACGCGCGCGTAG
- a CDS encoding nucleotidyltransferase domain-containing protein, with protein sequence MHTDALLDRFLDELTALAPVAVWAHGSLAGGDYQEGRSDLDLIAVLDRPVTLGAVRRVVTLHRRLRAEPLAVRLHCSYFAPDALDDPERRHLTWAHDHVMRRPVTPVTRCELHAFGRVLHGRTPAELLPPVRDRELGAFVVRDQRDFWRPAVDKAHLWRRDDWIDVGLTTFARATVTLREGRLISKREALRELPALGAPVEVVEDIRRRRYERPAPPTEEWTTRRGELTRAYLGPAIDSLVTTYA encoded by the coding sequence ATGCACACGGACGCGTTACTCGACCGCTTCCTCGACGAGCTCACGGCGCTCGCGCCCGTCGCCGTCTGGGCGCACGGATCGCTCGCCGGGGGTGACTACCAGGAGGGTCGCAGCGACCTGGATTTGATCGCGGTGCTCGACCGGCCCGTGACACTCGGCGCCGTCCGCCGGGTCGTCACCCTGCACCGCCGGCTGCGGGCCGAGCCGCTCGCCGTCAGGCTGCACTGCAGCTACTTCGCCCCCGACGCGCTCGACGATCCGGAACGACGGCACCTGACCTGGGCGCACGACCATGTGATGCGCCGCCCGGTCACCCCCGTCACCCGGTGCGAACTGCACGCCTTCGGGCGGGTGCTGCACGGCCGGACCCCGGCCGAGCTGCTCCCGCCCGTGCGGGACCGGGAGCTCGGCGCGTTCGTCGTCCGCGACCAGCGGGACTTCTGGCGGCCCGCCGTCGACAAGGCACACCTGTGGCGGCGGGACGACTGGATCGACGTAGGGCTGACGACGTTCGCGCGGGCGACGGTGACCCTGCGGGAGGGACGCCTGATCTCCAAGAGGGAGGCGCTGCGGGAACTGCCGGCGCTCGGGGCGCCGGTCGAGGTGGTGGAGGACATCCGGCGGCGGCGCTACGAGCGGCCGGCGCCGCCCACCGAGGAGTGGACGACCCGCAGGGGCGAACTGACCCGGGCCTACCTGGGCCCGGCGATCGACTCACTGGTGACGACGTACGCGTGA
- the tkt gene encoding transketolase gives MSTKPTTTDLEWTDLDQRAVDTARVLAADAVQKVGNGHPGTAMSLAPAAYTLFQKVMRHDPADPDWVGRDRFVLSAGHSSLTLYTQLYLAGFGLELDDLKAFRTWGSKTPGHPEYGHTTGVETTTGPLGQGVANAVGMAMAARYERGLFDPDASQGESPFDHFIYCIAGDGCLQEGISAEASSLAGHQRLGNLVLLWDDNHISIEGDTETAVSEDTAKRYEAYGWHVQRVAPKPDGDLDPHAIYNAIQAAKAVTDRPSFIAMRSIIAWPAPHAQNTEAAHGSALGDDEVAATKRVLGFDPERSFEVADEVLAHTRALGERGREAKAEWEKSFQEWRNANAERAAEFDRIAAGELPTGWEEKIPVFETGKGVATRAASGKVLQALGAVIPELWGGSADLAGSNNTTIDKTSSFLPADNPLPEADPYGRTIHFGIREHSMAAEMNGITLHGNTRVYGGTFLVFSDYMRNAVRLSALMHLPVTYVWTHDSIGLGEDGPTHQPVEHLASLRAIPGLNIVRPADANETAIAWREILRRYTKVFGKGAPHGLVLTRQGVPTYESNEDTVKGGYVLFEAEGGEAEVILIATGSEVHVAVEAREQLQADGVPTRVVSMPSVEWFEEQDQGYRDSVLPSAVKARVAVEAGIGLTWHKYVGDAGRIVSLEHFGASADGKVLFREFGFTAENVAAKARESIAAAQR, from the coding sequence GTGAGCACCAAGCCGACCACCACAGACCTCGAGTGGACCGACCTGGACCAGCGGGCCGTCGACACGGCCCGAGTCCTGGCCGCCGATGCCGTACAGAAGGTCGGCAACGGCCATCCCGGTACGGCGATGAGCCTCGCGCCCGCCGCGTACACCCTGTTCCAGAAGGTGATGCGGCACGATCCGGCCGATCCCGACTGGGTCGGACGCGACCGTTTCGTGCTGTCCGCGGGCCATTCCTCGCTGACCCTCTACACACAGCTCTATCTGGCCGGTTTCGGTCTGGAGCTGGATGATCTGAAGGCGTTCCGGACCTGGGGTTCCAAGACGCCCGGGCATCCGGAGTACGGGCACACCACGGGTGTGGAGACGACGACCGGGCCGCTGGGCCAGGGTGTGGCCAACGCGGTGGGCATGGCGATGGCCGCCCGCTACGAGCGCGGCCTGTTCGACCCGGACGCCTCGCAGGGCGAGTCACCCTTCGACCACTTCATCTACTGCATCGCCGGTGACGGCTGCCTCCAGGAGGGCATCTCCGCCGAGGCGTCCTCGCTGGCCGGCCACCAGAGGCTCGGCAACCTGGTCCTGTTGTGGGACGACAACCACATCTCGATCGAGGGCGACACCGAGACGGCCGTCTCGGAGGACACCGCCAAGAGGTATGAGGCCTACGGCTGGCATGTGCAGCGTGTCGCGCCGAAGCCGGACGGGGACCTGGACCCGCACGCGATCTACAACGCGATCCAGGCCGCGAAGGCCGTGACGGACCGGCCGTCGTTCATCGCGATGCGCTCGATCATCGCCTGGCCGGCCCCCCACGCGCAGAACACCGAGGCCGCACACGGCTCGGCGCTGGGCGACGACGAGGTCGCTGCCACCAAGCGGGTCCTCGGCTTCGACCCGGAGCGGTCCTTCGAGGTCGCCGACGAGGTGCTGGCGCACACGAGGGCGCTGGGCGAGCGCGGCCGTGAGGCCAAGGCCGAGTGGGAGAAGTCCTTCCAGGAGTGGCGCAACGCCAACGCGGAGCGCGCCGCCGAGTTCGACCGCATCGCCGCGGGCGAGCTGCCCACCGGCTGGGAGGAGAAGATCCCGGTCTTCGAGACGGGCAAGGGTGTCGCCACCCGTGCCGCGTCCGGCAAGGTGCTGCAGGCGCTGGGTGCGGTGATTCCGGAGCTGTGGGGCGGCTCGGCCGACCTGGCCGGCTCGAACAACACCACGATCGACAAGACCAGCTCCTTCCTCCCGGCGGACAACCCACTGCCGGAGGCCGACCCGTACGGCCGCACCATCCACTTCGGCATTCGCGAGCACTCGATGGCCGCGGAGATGAACGGCATCACGCTGCACGGCAACACCCGTGTCTACGGCGGTACGTTCCTGGTGTTCTCCGACTACATGCGCAACGCCGTGCGCCTGTCGGCGCTGATGCACCTGCCGGTGACATACGTGTGGACGCACGACTCCATCGGCCTCGGCGAGGACGGCCCGACCCACCAGCCGGTCGAACACCTCGCCTCGCTGCGCGCCATCCCGGGCCTCAACATCGTCCGCCCGGCGGACGCCAACGAGACCGCGATCGCCTGGCGGGAAATCCTGCGCCGCTACACCAAGGTGTTCGGCAAGGGCGCCCCGCACGGTCTGGTGCTGACCCGTCAGGGTGTGCCGACGTACGAGTCGAACGAGGACACCGTCAAGGGCGGTTACGTCCTGTTCGAGGCGGAAGGCGGCGAGGCCGAGGTCATCCTGATCGCCACCGGTTCCGAGGTGCACGTGGCCGTCGAGGCGCGTGAGCAGCTCCAGGCCGACGGGGTGCCGACGCGGGTGGTGTCGATGCCGTCCGTGGAGTGGTTCGAGGAGCAGGACCAGGGGTACCGGGACAGCGTCCTGCCGTCGGCGGTGAAGGCGCGCGTCGCGGTGGAGGCCGGCATCGGTCTCACCTGGCACAAGTACGTGGGCGACGCCGGTCGCATCGTTTCCCTGGAGCACTTCGGTGCTTCGGCCGACGGCAAGGTGCTCTTCCGCGAGTTCGGTTTCACTGCCGAGAACGTGGCCGCCAAGGCCCGGGAATCCATCGCCGCCGCCCAGCGCTGA
- a CDS encoding heme o synthase gives MSLSGVCVTAVESRPAGIIGTSQSPSHRPFGARVKAFVALTKPRIIELLLITTVPVMFLAQQGVPDLTLVLLTCLGGYLSAGGANALNMYIDRDIDALMDRTSQRPLVTGMVSPRECLVFGVSLAVVSTLLFGLAVNWLSAWLSLGALLFYVVVYTMILKRRTSQNIVWGGIAGCLPVLIGWSAVTNSMSWAPVVLFLVMFFWTPPHYWPLSMKVREDYARVGVPMLPVVASNKVVAKQIVLYSWVMVGVSLLLTPLGYTGWFYTTVALLAGGFWLWEAHGLHSRAKAEVTGVKLKEMRLFHWSITYVSILFVAVAVDPFLR, from the coding sequence ATGTCTCTGTCAGGGGTGTGCGTGACGGCCGTTGAATCCCGTCCAGCGGGGATTATCGGGACGAGCCAGAGCCCGAGCCACCGGCCGTTCGGGGCCCGTGTCAAGGCGTTCGTGGCGCTGACCAAGCCGCGGATCATCGAGCTGCTGCTGATCACCACCGTTCCGGTGATGTTCCTCGCCCAGCAGGGGGTGCCGGACCTGACGCTGGTGCTGCTCACCTGCCTCGGCGGCTACCTCTCCGCCGGCGGCGCGAACGCGCTCAACATGTACATCGACCGTGACATCGACGCGCTCATGGACCGCACCTCGCAGCGCCCGCTGGTCACCGGCATGGTCAGTCCGCGCGAGTGCCTCGTCTTCGGCGTCTCCCTGGCGGTCGTCTCCACCCTGCTGTTCGGCCTCGCCGTCAACTGGCTGTCGGCCTGGCTGTCGCTCGGAGCGCTGCTCTTCTACGTCGTCGTCTACACGATGATCCTCAAGCGCCGTACCTCGCAGAACATCGTCTGGGGCGGCATCGCCGGCTGCCTTCCGGTGCTCATCGGCTGGTCGGCCGTCACGAACTCCATGTCGTGGGCGCCGGTCGTCCTCTTCCTCGTCATGTTCTTCTGGACGCCGCCGCACTACTGGCCGCTGTCCATGAAGGTGAGGGAGGACTACGCGCGCGTGGGCGTGCCGATGCTGCCCGTGGTCGCCTCCAACAAGGTGGTCGCCAAGCAGATCGTCCTCTACAGCTGGGTGATGGTCGGCGTGTCGCTGCTGCTCACCCCGCTCGGCTACACCGGCTGGTTCTACACGACGGTCGCGCTGCTGGCCGGCGGGTTCTGGCTGTGGGAGGCGCACGGGCTGCACAGCAGGGCCAAGGCCGAGGTGACGGGCGTCAAGCTCAAGGAGATGCGCCTGTTCCACTGGTCCATCACCTACGTCTCGATCCTGTTCGTGGCGGTCGCGGTGGATCCCTTCCTGCGATAG
- a CDS encoding ABC transporter ATP-binding protein, with product MRSEPVVQVQALVKRYGRKTAVDGLDLVAQAGVTAVLGPNGAGKTTTVETCEGYRRPDAGTVRVLGLDPVAQSAGLRPRIGVMLQSGGVYSGARADEMLRHVATLHARPLDVDALVERLGLGSCGRTTYRRLSGGQQQRLALAMAVVGRPELVFLDEPTAGLDPQARHATWDLVRDLRADGVSVILTTHHMDEAEQLADDVAIIDAGRVIAQGSPEELCRGGAENTLRFIGRPGLDVGSLLKALPADCTAAELTPGSYRVVGKVDPQLLATVASWCAQHGVMPEKISVERHTLEDVFLELTGKELRS from the coding sequence ATGCGAAGCGAGCCCGTGGTCCAGGTCCAGGCCCTGGTGAAGCGGTACGGCAGGAAGACCGCGGTGGACGGCCTCGACCTGGTGGCCCAGGCGGGTGTGACCGCGGTACTCGGTCCCAACGGGGCCGGCAAGACGACCACGGTCGAGACCTGCGAGGGGTACCGGAGGCCGGACGCCGGCACGGTGCGCGTCCTGGGCCTCGACCCCGTCGCGCAGTCCGCCGGACTGCGCCCCAGAATCGGCGTGATGCTGCAGTCCGGCGGCGTCTACTCGGGCGCTCGGGCGGACGAGATGCTCCGGCACGTCGCCACACTGCACGCCCGTCCCCTGGACGTGGACGCCCTGGTCGAACGCCTCGGCCTCGGCAGCTGCGGACGCACCACCTACCGCCGTCTCTCCGGCGGCCAGCAGCAGCGGCTCGCGCTGGCGATGGCCGTGGTCGGGCGCCCGGAACTGGTGTTCCTGGACGAACCGACCGCCGGGCTCGACCCACAGGCCCGCCACGCCACCTGGGACCTCGTGCGCGACCTGCGCGCCGACGGTGTCTCCGTGATCCTCACCACCCACCACATGGACGAGGCGGAGCAACTCGCCGACGATGTCGCGATCATCGACGCGGGCCGGGTCATCGCCCAGGGCTCCCCGGAGGAACTGTGCCGCGGCGGCGCGGAGAACACACTCCGCTTCATCGGCCGGCCCGGTCTGGACGTCGGATCGCTGCTCAAGGCACTCCCCGCGGACTGCACGGCCGCCGAACTGACGCCCGGCTCGTACCGCGTCGTCGGCAAGGTCGACCCGCAGCTGCTCGCCACGGTCGCGTCCTGGTGCGCGCAGCACGGGGTGATGCCGGAGAAGATCTCCGTCGAGCGGCACACCCTCGAAGACGTCTTTCTGGAGCTCACCGGCAAGGAGTTGCGTTCATGA
- a CDS encoding ABC transporter permease encodes MIAAQAALETKMLLRNGEQLLLTVVIPTLLLALFSSVDIVDTGAGEAVDFLAPGILALAVMSTAFTGQAIATGFERRYGVLKRLASSPLPRWGLMTAKTASVLVTEVFQVILLTVIAFALGWSPHGNPFAVLLLLVLGTAAFSGLGLLMAGTLKAEATLAAANLVFLLLLVGGGVIVPLDRFPAGAQDVLGLLPISALSDGLRDVLQHGAGMPWGDLGILAVWAVVGLAAAGRFFRWE; translated from the coding sequence ATGATCGCGGCCCAGGCCGCGCTCGAGACGAAGATGCTGCTGCGCAACGGCGAGCAGTTGCTGCTGACCGTGGTCATCCCCACCCTGCTGCTGGCCCTCTTCAGCTCGGTGGACATCGTCGACACCGGAGCGGGCGAGGCCGTCGACTTCCTGGCCCCCGGCATCCTCGCGCTCGCCGTGATGTCCACGGCGTTCACCGGGCAGGCCATCGCTACCGGCTTCGAGCGCCGGTACGGCGTCCTGAAACGGCTCGCCTCCTCCCCGCTCCCCCGCTGGGGCCTGATGACCGCCAAGACGGCGTCCGTGCTGGTCACGGAGGTCTTCCAGGTGATCCTGCTGACGGTGATCGCCTTCGCGCTCGGCTGGTCGCCGCACGGCAACCCGTTCGCCGTGCTGCTCCTGCTGGTCCTCGGCACGGCCGCCTTCTCCGGGCTCGGGCTGCTGATGGCGGGCACGCTCAAGGCGGAGGCCACGCTGGCCGCCGCGAACCTGGTGTTCCTGCTGCTGCTGGTGGGCGGCGGTGTCATCGTCCCGCTGGACAGGTTCCCGGCCGGGGCGCAGGACGTCCTCGGGCTGCTGCCGATCTCGGCGCTGTCGGACGGGCTGCGCGACGTCCTGCAGCACGGGGCCGGGATGCCCTGGGGCGACCTGGGGATTCTGGCCGTGTGGGCGGTCGTGGGGCTGGCGGCGGCCGGCCGGTTCTTCCGCTGGGAGTAG
- a CDS encoding aminoglycoside N(3)-acetyltransferase: MSTPPPTGPLGPLVTRGTVAAQLRELGVRPGETLLVHSSLSSLGWVCGGPVAVVRGLLDALAPDGTLVVPTQTGDLSDPALWTSPPVPEEWWTTIRTAMPAYDPLVTPSRGVGVVPETVRTWPGALRSAHPQTSFAALGPRAAEIVGEHAPDCRLGERSPLARLEALGARVLLLGAGYATCTAFHLAEYRIPSPLVRVGRPGPVGWEVVTEVSISSERFDELGHDFERDRPVLRGQVGAAEARLFPVADAVAYAERWLSLHRPREEEIAHTPPFSAPLERGDPHV, from the coding sequence ATGTCCACACCCCCTCCGACCGGCCCTCTCGGCCCACTTGTCACCCGCGGCACAGTGGCCGCGCAGCTGCGCGAACTGGGCGTACGGCCGGGCGAGACCCTCCTCGTGCACTCCTCCCTCAGCTCCCTCGGCTGGGTCTGCGGAGGCCCCGTCGCGGTGGTTCGGGGACTGCTGGACGCCCTCGCCCCGGACGGCACGCTCGTGGTCCCCACCCAGACCGGCGACCTCTCGGACCCGGCTCTGTGGACGAGCCCCCCGGTGCCCGAGGAGTGGTGGACGACGATCCGCACCGCGATGCCCGCCTACGACCCGCTCGTCACGCCCTCGCGCGGAGTCGGCGTCGTCCCGGAGACCGTACGGACCTGGCCGGGCGCCCTGCGCAGCGCCCACCCCCAGACCTCGTTCGCGGCGCTCGGGCCGCGCGCGGCGGAGATCGTCGGGGAGCACGCCCCCGACTGCCGCCTCGGCGAGCGCAGTCCGCTCGCCCGGCTGGAGGCGCTCGGCGCGCGCGTCCTGCTGCTGGGCGCGGGCTACGCCACCTGCACCGCCTTCCACCTGGCCGAGTACCGCATCCCGTCACCGCTGGTGCGGGTGGGACGGCCGGGACCGGTGGGCTGGGAGGTGGTGACCGAGGTGTCGATCTCCTCCGAACGGTTCGACGAACTCGGCCACGACTTCGAACGGGACCGTCCCGTCCTCCGCGGGCAGGTCGGCGCGGCCGAAGCGCGGCTGTTCCCGGTGGCGGACGCGGTGGCCTACGCCGAGCGGTGGCTGAGCCTGCACCGGCCCCGTGAGGAGGAGATCGCGCACACTCCCCCCTTCTCGGCTCCGCTCGAGCGGGGGGACCCCCACGTCTGA
- the sufB gene encoding Fe-S cluster assembly protein SufB has product MTLPTETAHPELEGLGKYEYGWADSDTAGASAKRGINEDVVRDISAKKNEPEWMTKLRLKGLRLFEKKPMPNWGSDLSGIDFDNIKYFVRSTEKQAESWEDLPEDIKNTYDKLGIPEAEKQRLVAGVAAQYESEVVYHQIREDLEEQGVIFLDTDTALKQHPELFKEYFGTVIPVGDNKFASLNSAVWSGGSFIYVPKGVQVEIPLQAYFRINTENMGQFERTLIIVDEGAYVHYVEGCTAPIYKSDSLHSAVVEIIVKKNARCRYTTIQNWSNNVYNLVTKRAVAYEGATMEWIDGNIGSKVTMKYPAVYLMGEHAKGETLSIAFAGEGQHQDAGSKMVHMAPNTSSNIVSKSVARGGGRTSYRGLVEIGEGAHGSKSNVLCDALLVDTISRSDTYPYVDVREDDVSMGHEATVSKVSDDQLFYLMSRGMTEFEAMAMIVRGFVEPIAKELPMEYALELNRLIELQMEGAVG; this is encoded by the coding sequence ATGACTCTCCCCACGGAGACTGCCCACCCCGAGCTCGAGGGCCTGGGCAAGTACGAATACGGCTGGGCCGACTCCGACACAGCCGGTGCCTCTGCCAAGCGCGGCATCAACGAGGACGTCGTCCGGGACATCTCCGCGAAGAAGAACGAGCCGGAGTGGATGACCAAGCTCCGTCTCAAGGGTCTGCGTCTCTTCGAGAAGAAGCCCATGCCGAACTGGGGCTCGGACCTGTCGGGCATCGACTTCGACAACATCAAGTACTTCGTCCGTTCCACGGAGAAGCAGGCGGAGTCCTGGGAGGACCTGCCCGAGGACATCAAGAACACGTACGACAAGCTCGGCATCCCCGAGGCGGAGAAGCAGCGCCTCGTCGCCGGTGTCGCGGCCCAGTACGAGTCCGAGGTCGTCTACCACCAGATCCGCGAGGACCTGGAGGAGCAGGGCGTCATCTTCCTCGACACCGACACCGCGCTGAAGCAGCACCCGGAGCTCTTCAAGGAGTACTTCGGGACCGTCATCCCCGTCGGCGACAACAAGTTCGCGTCGCTGAACTCGGCGGTGTGGTCGGGTGGCTCCTTCATCTACGTGCCGAAGGGCGTGCAGGTCGAGATCCCGCTCCAGGCCTACTTCCGGATCAACACGGAGAACATGGGCCAGTTCGAGCGGACCCTGATCATCGTCGACGAGGGCGCCTACGTGCACTACGTCGAGGGTTGTACGGCCCCGATCTACAAGTCCGACTCGCTGCACTCCGCGGTCGTCGAGATCATCGTCAAGAAGAACGCCCGCTGCCGTTACACGACCATCCAGAACTGGTCGAACAACGTCTACAACCTGGTCACCAAGCGCGCCGTGGCGTACGAGGGCGCGACCATGGAGTGGATCGACGGCAACATCGGCTCCAAGGTGACGATGAAGTACCCGGCCGTCTACCTGATGGGCGAGCACGCCAAGGGCGAGACCCTGTCCATCGCCTTCGCGGGCGAGGGGCAGCACCAGGACGCCGGCTCCAAGATGGTCCACATGGCGCCGAACACCTCCTCCAACATCGTGTCGAAGTCCGTGGCGCGCGGTGGCGGCCGTACGTCCTACCGCGGTCTCGTCGAGATCGGCGAGGGCGCCCACGGCTCGAAGTCCAACGTGCTCTGCGACGCGCTGCTCGTCGACACCATCTCCCGCTCGGACACGTACCCCTACGTGGACGTCCGTGAGGACGACGTGTCCATGGGGCACGAGGCGACCGTCTCCAAGGTCAGCGACGACCAGCTCTTCTACCTGATGAGCCGTGGCATGACCGAGTTCGAGGCGATGGCGATGATCGTGCGTGGCTTCGTCGAGCCGATCGCGAAGGAACTCCCCATGGAGTACGCCCTCGAACTCAACCGGCTGATCGAGCTGCAGATGGAAGGCGCGGTCGGCTGA
- a CDS encoding amidohydrolase family protein, whose amino-acid sequence MIETPSLVDQYCHGVLRTELGLGTFEAQLARTEGPPAPGTTLFDTQTGFAVRRWCPPLLGLEPHCPPARYLARRRELGVLESGRRLLRGSGITTYLVDTGLPGDLTGPAEMASAGAAEAREIVRLELLAEQVADTSGTVESFLANLAESVHGAAANAVAFTSVAGVRHGLALAPEPPGPGEVRGAAGRWLAGRRVGGELSDPVLLRHLLWIAVASGLPLQLHAGLSEPGMRIDRTDPVLLTDFARATAGLGTDLVLLHGYPFHRHAAHLAGVFPHVYADSGAALVRTGARAATVLAEILEMAPFGKILFASGAHGLPELHVVGARLFREALARVLGTWVAEGAWSLTDAQRVAGLIAAGNARRVYGLE is encoded by the coding sequence ATGATCGAAACGCCGTCCCTCGTGGACCAGTACTGCCACGGCGTACTGAGAACGGAGCTGGGCCTCGGCACCTTCGAGGCCCAGCTGGCCCGCACCGAGGGCCCGCCCGCGCCCGGCACCACCCTGTTCGACACCCAGACGGGATTCGCCGTACGCCGCTGGTGCCCCCCGCTGCTCGGCCTGGAGCCGCACTGTCCACCCGCCCGCTATCTCGCCCGGCGGCGTGAACTCGGCGTACTGGAATCGGGCCGCCGGCTGCTGCGCGGCAGCGGCATCACCACCTACCTGGTCGACACCGGGCTGCCCGGCGACCTCACCGGCCCCGCCGAGATGGCCTCCGCCGGAGCCGCCGAGGCCCGTGAGATCGTGCGCCTGGAACTCCTGGCGGAACAGGTCGCGGACACCTCCGGCACCGTCGAGTCCTTCCTCGCCAACCTCGCCGAGTCGGTGCACGGCGCCGCCGCGAACGCCGTGGCGTTCACCTCCGTGGCGGGCGTGCGGCACGGGCTCGCCCTCGCGCCGGAGCCGCCCGGCCCGGGGGAGGTGCGTGGGGCGGCGGGGCGGTGGCTGGCCGGGCGCAGGGTCGGGGGCGAGCTGAGCGACCCGGTGCTGCTCAGGCACCTGTTGTGGATCGCGGTGGCTTCGGGGTTGCCCCTCCAGCTGCATGCCGGGCTCAGCGAGCCGGGCATGCGGATCGACCGCACCGACCCGGTCCTGCTGACCGACTTCGCCCGGGCGACGGCCGGGCTCGGGACCGACCTCGTCCTGCTGCACGGCTACCCCTTCCACCGGCACGCCGCCCATCTCGCCGGCGTCTTCCCGCACGTCTACGCCGACTCGGGCGCCGCCCTGGTCCGCACCGGAGCCCGGGCCGCGACCGTCCTCGCGGAGATCCTGGAGATGGCCCCCTTCGGCAAGATCCTCTTCGCCAGCGGGGCCCACGGGCTGCCCGAGCTGCACGTGGTGGGGGCGCGGCTGTTCCGCGAGGCCCTGGCGCGGGTGCTCGGCACCTGGGTCGCGGAGGGGGCGTGGTCGCTCACGGACGCGCAGCGGGTGGCGGGCCTGATCGCGGCGGGCAACGCGCGCAGGGTGTACGGCCTGGAGTGA